Sequence from the Bryobacteraceae bacterium genome:
GGGGTGGAGTTCACTTATGAAGGCGATCCGCGGGGCATGCGGGTGGTCGTGAGCCGCGGCGGGGCCAGCGCCACCGCGCTCATCGAATGGGCGTTTGGGGCAGGGGCGCAGGCGATCACGCCGGTGGGACGCGCGGGCAGCCGCTATTTCGAACACCGCATCTCCTGGTATCGCGAACCGGGGCATCCGGCGCGCACGCTCGGCCATCCGGGCGAAGCCTCGGGGTCGCCGGACCAGGCGCTCGGCATTCCGCAGGACGCAGCCACGATCACGCGCTGCTTCGGGTGTCATGCAACGGGTGTGGAACCGGGTCCGCGCCTTGGCAACATGCAGCCGGGCGTTTCCTGCGAGCGCTGTCACGGCCCGGGCGCCGCGCATGCCGCAAAGCCTGGCCACGCCAATATTCGGATTCTCTCGGGTCTTTCAGCGAACGGACTTGTCGAGGTTTGCGCGGAATGCCACCGCGGCCCCGCCGACAAGCCAACGCCGGGCGATCCGGCGAACATCCGCTTCCAGCCCATCGGGCTTATGGAGAGCCAGTGCTATCAGAGGAGCGGTACGCTCTCCTGCCTGACGTGCCACGATCCGCACGCCGACGCCGCCACCGATGCTGCGTTCTATGCGCCGAAGTGTCTCGGATGCCATGCCGCGCCCTCCGCCACGGACTGTCCCCGGGCCTCGCGGCGCGATTGCGTCCGTTGCCACATGCCGCGGGGAACACCGTTCCCGTTCCTGAAGTTCACGGACCATCGCATCGCGCGGCCGGGGAAATAGCTACCGGTCGACGACGGAGCCATCGTCGGGATCGTAGGTTTCCTCGGGCCGGTAGTCATGCCCTATCCTGCCTTCGACGGCCGCGTCGTCAAGTTCGATGCCGAGGCCTGGCGCCGCCGGGACGTCCACGTAGCCCTGGGTGACGCGAAACGGCGTCTTCAAGTAGCCCTCGCCAAGCGAAACCTGTTCTTGAATCAGGAAATTCGGAATCGAGGCCGCAAGCTGGATTCCCGCCGCGAGCGAAATCGGACCCAGCGGGTTGTGCGGCGCGATGGTCGCGTAGTATGCCTCGGCCATGCCCGCGATCAGGCGCACTTCCGTGATGCCTCCGGCGTGGCACATGTCCGGCTGGAGGATCGTCGCCGCGCCGGTCTCCAGCACTTCGCGGAATCCCCATTTCGTGAAAACGCGCTCGCCCGTGGCGATCGGCAGATACGTTCCCCTGGCGATCTCCGCCATGAGGCTGTGGTCCTGGCAGTTGATCGGCTCTTCGACGAACATGGGGCTGTAGGGTTCGAGTCCCTTGATGAGCAGCTTTGCGGTGGCGGGTGGAACCGCGCCGTGGAAGTCGATCGCGATGTCGACGTCGTCGCCCACGGTTTTGCGGAGTTCGGCGAATCGCTCCACGGCGTAGGCCACGTCCCGGGGCGTATCGACCATCCGTGTGACGCCGCGCCGCTTCGCCGGGCCCGTCTTGAACGCGGTGAACCCCTTGGCCATATCCGCGCGCATGGCGGCCGGCGTGCGGGCGTGCGAATAGACGCGGACCTTGCGGCGGGTGGGCCCGCCCAGCAGTTCGTACACCGGAACGCCGAGCGCCTTGCCTTTGATGTCCCACAGCGCCATGTCGATGCCGGAAAGCGCCGACGTGAGGACGGGCCCGCCGCGATAGAAGGCGTGCCGATAGATCGCCTGCCAGTGATGGACCACGGCCCGCGGATCTTTGCCGACGAGATACGGCGCGATCTCTTCAACGGCCTCGGACGTGGTGCGAGACCGGCTTTCTGTGATCGGCTCGCCAAGGCCGACGAGGCCCGCGTCCGTATGCACTTTGAGGAACGTCCAACGGGGCTTTACGCGAATCGTCTCCAGGCGCGTGATTTTCATCAACACCGTGATACCATGACCACGCGATGCGACGAAACACGGTAGTTCTGGCCATTCTCGCCGGCGGTGTCGCGTGGTTTGCGACGCAGCGGGCCCCCTCGCAAGTGACGCGTCCTCAGCCCGCGCCAGCGGCGGCGGATCTGCAGTCGGTGACGATGATCTTCGGCTCAAAGGACCCGCAGC
This genomic interval carries:
- the dgoD gene encoding galactonate dehydratase — protein: MKITRLETIRVKPRWTFLKVHTDAGLVGLGEPITESRSRTTSEAVEEIAPYLVGKDPRAVVHHWQAIYRHAFYRGGPVLTSALSGIDMALWDIKGKALGVPVYELLGGPTRRKVRVYSHARTPAAMRADMAKGFTAFKTGPAKRRGVTRMVDTPRDVAYAVERFAELRKTVGDDVDIAIDFHGAVPPATAKLLIKGLEPYSPMFVEEPINCQDHSLMAEIARGTYLPIATGERVFTKWGFREVLETGAATILQPDMCHAGGITEVRLIAGMAEAYYATIAPHNPLGPISLAAGIQLAASIPNFLIQEQVSLGEGYLKTPFRVTQGYVDVPAAPGLGIELDDAAVEGRIGHDYRPEETYDPDDGSVVDR
- a CDS encoding multiheme c-type cytochrome, whose protein sequence is MLPLLLAIVPPYIGAEACAQCHPAQSRAHSASRHAVALRPANATLAALFGDRPLRERSGVEFTYEGDPRGMRVVVSRGGASATALIEWAFGAGAQAITPVGRAGSRYFEHRISWYREPGHPARTLGHPGEASGSPDQALGIPQDAATITRCFGCHATGVEPGPRLGNMQPGVSCERCHGPGAAHAAKPGHANIRILSGLSANGLVEVCAECHRGPADKPTPGDPANIRFQPIGLMESQCYQRSGTLSCLTCHDPHADAATDAAFYAPKCLGCHAAPSATDCPRASRRDCVRCHMPRGTPFPFLKFTDHRIARPGK